A DNA window from Carnobacterium funditum DSM 5970 contains the following coding sequences:
- a CDS encoding Hsp20/alpha crystallin family protein: protein MANNLRKKDDFPTLTDFFPSLFDEDSSLLDKFSTSLAKNNFKADIHETDKEYEIKIDIPGFDKENISIDFDHDVLSVHAKRHNESSEKNEEGQFIKKERSYGSMTRQFYLKNADEENSKATYTDGVLTLKMPKLSSEDNKKKQITID, encoded by the coding sequence ATGGCAAATAATTTGCGTAAAAAAGATGATTTCCCAACACTTACTGATTTTTTCCCATCTTTATTTGATGAAGATTCCTCTTTATTAGATAAGTTCTCCACGTCACTTGCAAAAAACAACTTTAAAGCAGACATCCACGAAACCGATAAAGAATACGAAATAAAAATCGATATTCCTGGTTTTGACAAAGAAAACATCTCTATTGACTTTGACCACGATGTTCTCTCTGTACACGCTAAGCGCCATAATGAATCAAGTGAAAAGAATGAAGAAGGTCAATTCATTAAAAAGGAACGCTCATATGGCAGTATGACTCGTCAATTCTATCTAAAAAATGCAGACGAAGAAAATAGTAAAGCAACCTATACGGATGGTGTTTTAACTTTAAAAATGCCTAAACTAAGTAGTGAAGACAATAAGAAAAAACAGATTACTATTGATTAA
- a CDS encoding phosphatidylglycerophosphatase A family protein: protein MAKESEKLHQKALSLIKERGVELTDIAELVLLLQTPYIKDLTLEECLLNVEAVLLKREVQNTILTGIQLDILAEQKQLMDPLQQIISEDEGLYGIDEILALSIVNVYGSIGFTNYGYIDKIKPGILAKLNSHEGEKVHTFMDDIIGAIAAAAASRLAHAHPTKSDSVK, encoded by the coding sequence ATGGCAAAAGAAAGTGAAAAATTACATCAAAAGGCTCTTAGTTTAATTAAAGAGCGTGGAGTGGAATTAACCGATATAGCAGAGTTAGTTTTACTTTTACAAACACCTTATATTAAGGATTTGACCTTAGAAGAATGTTTACTTAACGTTGAAGCCGTTTTATTAAAGCGAGAAGTTCAAAATACCATTTTAACCGGTATTCAATTAGATATTTTAGCAGAACAAAAACAATTAATGGATCCTCTACAACAAATTATTTCAGAGGATGAAGGACTATACGGGATTGATGAAATTCTAGCTCTTTCTATCGTTAACGTATACGGATCAATCGGATTTACAAACTATGGCTACATCGACAAAATAAAACCAGGTATCTTAGCTAAATTAAACAGCCACGAAGGCGAAAAAGTCCATACCTTCATGGATGATATCATTGGAGCCATCGCAGCTGCAGCCGCCAGTCGACTAGCACACGCCCACCCAACAAAAAGTGATTCAGTCAAATAA